The Streptococcus downei MFe28 DNA window TATCTAGGAATAGTGGCTGACCAATAAATTTATGACAAAGCTTTCTACTTAGTAGGGAGCTTTTTCTTAACTGAAAATCTAGGAACTTTTGAAGAGTATTAACATTGAAAGCCCCTAAATTCATTATGAGCAACAGCACCTTTATTGCTAATAATACTACTGTGACGAGAACACTAAGTTTTGCTTACTTCGTTCATCTTCAATCCCAAGAACAACTATAAATTTTCAGTCTTGATGGTTATCTAGTAGGAAGGTTCTGGTTTTGGAAACCTCATAGCGCTTAGGGGGGAGCTTTTTCGAAAAGGGTCAACTTGACAAAAGCTGGGAGCTTCTTATAATAGTTTTAAATCCTTTATTAAAAAGAATAGGAGTTTCTAACATGTCTATTAAGAAAGCCCTTCTTGGAGTTCTGGCTGTTTTTGCTACCGTCCTTCTAGTAGCCTGCCATGCAAGTAAGAATAATGCTAGCCAAACGGCGGATTTTCAAAAATTGACAGCAGGGAAGTCCGACTATCGGATTCACTTGGTTTATCAGGATGATAAGGTCTCGAAGATTGTCAGTACATCAACCGTCCTTTATTCAACGATTCATGCTGATTCGGCGGATGTGGCCAAACAAGAGATGGAGCAAAAGGGAGCCAGTAAGTATGATGGCATTAAGGGCGTTGAGCATAAGATTGATTACCAGGATGACCGTTTAGTCGAAAAGGTGAGTGTTGATGTCTCCAAGGTTGACCTCAATGCCAATGCTTCTCTCCTTGGTATAGTTGGTAAGGAAAATGGTAGGCTAGACCATATTAGCTTTCAACAATCTCAGCAAAATATCGAGGCTCAAGGTTATACCGAGGTCAAAGATGGTAACTACCAAAAGTTGAATTAATACTCAATAAAAATCAATCTAGCCGAGGCAAGGAGCAATGACATCAAGTCACTAATGTGACTGATGTCGCAGTAGGTATCTGCTATCTTTGCGCCACTTCGTGGCACAGCAGACAGCTAGTCACCCTTGCTGGGGTAGTAAGACAG harbors:
- a CDS encoding DUF1307 domain-containing protein, which codes for MSIKKALLGVLAVFATVLLVACHASKNNASQTADFQKLTAGKSDYRIHLVYQDDKVSKIVSTSTVLYSTIHADSADVAKQEMEQKGASKYDGIKGVEHKIDYQDDRLVEKVSVDVSKVDLNANASLLGIVGKENGRLDHISFQQSQQNIEAQGYTEVKDGNYQKLN